CCTTAATACCATCTACATCGAATGATGAAGGAATGAGTTTATCGGGATTGGTTAACCTCATCAAAGCTATAACTTTCATCTCATTCAATAGAGGTGGCGGCGGGATATTCTCCATCGGAGTGTTAGGCTGAGGGATAAAACCCATCTCGCGAACTTGATGAGCTCCAATACTTTTCATTGAGAAGATCGATTCTACCCAATCACTTTCGGTCTCACCAACTCCTAAAAGCATACCATCTTCAATCAACATACCCTCACTCTTCGCCCAAAGCTTTACCTTTACACGATAGTCGAAGTCTTGGTATAATCTAAGATTGCGATATAATTCACGGTTGTATGTCTCTTGATAAACAGCAAACCAGTCCGCTCCAACCTTTCCAAACGCTTTTATTCCGTCTCTACAAATTGCACCAGGCGAGACCATTATGGGAAGTCCTGTAGCATCCTTTATTGTCTTGACAATCTTCTCGACCAGATGCCACCCGTCACCCTGATCGTAAATAAGAGGGTCTTCACTCATCGTCAAATCAATCAAATTTATCCCCGACTCCATTATCTCCTTAGAGTAATCGAGAATTTCATCCATGGATTTCCTATACCTTATCGCTTTATTGTTTGGTTTTCTATAGGCGCAGAATGTGCAAGAATTCCTGCAATAAGTAGTGAAGTAGATGAAGCCATAAGTATAAACAAGATTCTTAAAAAACCTCTCACGCAACTCCTGAGCTGCTGAAAATATGGAATAAAGATCGTGAATATCCCTAACATTTGCGAGGTAAAGAACTTCGTTTTTTAAAAGATCTTTGCCATCAAGAGCTTTTTCTAAGATCTCCATGACTTTTCTATCTTTGGGATTAAAATCGAAAAAAGTGATCACCTCTCATATGTTTAAAAAGATACTGTCCAAGTATGTCACACTTCTTACAACAGGCTTTATTCGGTTTAAACCTTTACTCAACATAGCCAATCTTTCCAGACCAAAACCTACACCTGCCCAAGGTTCAGTAATATCCCAATTTTGATCGATAGGTATTGGGCCTATAACAGCAGAAGCGACCTCTATGCCATTGACTAAAATGTCATGAGTCCTCCTGTAAACCATACAAGGCGACTCTTTAATTTCATAATTTGTCAGTCCGACCGAATTCATAACTGCGCTAATCATTTCTTGTAAGATGATAGACGGATCCCCCTCAGGTGCCAGTTCTACGATATTGGCCATTGTAAATTCAGTTGAATGTATCAAACCTTCCTCTTCCTTCCGGAAGCATGGGCCTATCTCGAATATGCGTACAGGCTGTGAGAATCTCCTGATTCTTTTCATTATATAGTA
This portion of the Candidatus Methylarchaceae archaeon HK02M2 genome encodes:
- the pylB gene encoding methylornithine synthase PylB translates to MEILEKALDGKDLLKNEVLYLANVRDIHDLYSIFSAAQELRERFFKNLVYTYGFIYFTTYCRNSCTFCAYRKPNNKAIRYRKSMDEILDYSKEIMESGINLIDLTMSEDPLIYDQGDGWHLVEKIVKTIKDATGLPIMVSPGAICRDGIKAFGKVGADWFAVYQETYNRELYRNLRLYQDFDYRVKVKLWAKSEGMLIEDGMLLGVGETESDWVESIFSMKSIGAHQVREMGFIPQPNTPMENIPPPPLLNEMKVIALMRLTNPDKLIPSSFDVDGIKGLQLRLIAGANVVTSLIPPRTGLVGVAQADLGVDSGIRTRDGIKPYMEQLNFRLASQKEYAKWVKEQREKLEIKRE